Proteins encoded within one genomic window of Malaclemys terrapin pileata isolate rMalTer1 chromosome 22, rMalTer1.hap1, whole genome shotgun sequence:
- the MYCL gene encoding protein L-Myc isoform X1, protein MHPSLGSVALIAGPGPGGVGCSQSEPPAWSKNRTRGKGDSKGRPPPEMEFDSYQHYFYDHDSEEDFYRSTAPSEDIWKKFELVPTPPMSPLCSAGGKACCPGAGERSDWLSHCCLAGEEPEYLIDTGEIFGNLSAFVLQDCMWSGFSARERLEKVMTEKLSTGTQRVNPHKPSFAQDFGFNNSVSECVDPAAVFPCPLAENKHPPASSGPERQCDSEGEEIDVVTVEKRQSLSMRKPVTITVRADPLDPCMKHFHISIHQQQHNYAARSPPDPCSQEEASEKEIKEEPLSSPEQAAESSSPEPCLLKPESAPSSDSEDMAKRKNHNYLERKRRNDLRSRFLALRDQVPGLANCPKTPKVVILSKASEYLQSLVSAERRMATEKRQLKLRQHQLLKRIAHLKGR, encoded by the exons CGCGGGGGAAAGGTGACTCCAAGGG GCGACCCCCTCCAGAGATGGAGTTCGACTCTTACCAGCATTACTTCTATGACCATGACTCCGAGGAGGATTTCTACCGATCCACCGCCCCCAGCGAAGACATCTGGAAGAAATTCGAGCTGGTGCCCACTCCCCCCATGTCGCCCCTGTGCAGCGCGGGGGGCAAAGCCTGTTGCCCCGGGGCAGGGGAGAGGTCCGACTGGCTCTCCCACTGCTGCCTGGCCGGGGAGGAGCCGGAGTATCTGATCGACACCGGGGAGATCTTTGGGAACCTGAGCGCCTTCGTTCTCCAGGACTGCATGTGGAGCGGCTTCTCCGCCCGGGAGCGGCTGGAGAAAGTTATGACCGAGAAACTCTCCACGGGCACGCAAAGGGTTAATCCGCACAAGCCCTCCTTTGCCCAGGACTTCGGGTTCAACAACTCGGTGAGCGAGTGCGTGGATCCCGCTGCCGTCTTCCCCTGCCCCTTGGCTGAGAACAAACATCCCCCTGCCTCCTCCGGGCCCGAGCGGCAATGCGATTCTG AGGGTGAAGAGATTGATGTGGTGACAGTGGAGAAGAGACAATCGCTCAGCATGAGGAAGCCGGTCACCATCACCGTGCGAGCAGATCCCCTGGACCCCTGCATGAAACACTTCCACATCTCCATCCATCAGCAACAGCACAACTACGCTGCCCGCTCTCCACCGGACCCCTGCTCCCAGGAGGAGGCCTCAGAGAAGGAGATTAAGGAGGAGCCCCTGAGCAGCCCAGAGCAAGCCGCAGAGAGCTCATCGCCTGAGCCTTGCCTGCTGAAACCTGAGAGCGCCCCGAGCTCAGATAGTGAGGACATGGCCAAGAGGAAAAACCACAACTACTTAGAACGCAAGCGGCGAAACGATCTCCGCTCACGCTTCCTGGCACTGAGGGATCAGGTCCCCGGTCTGGCTAACTGTCCCAAAACCCCCAAAGTGGTGATCCTGAGCAAAGCTTCGGAATACCTGCAGTCGCTAGTCAGTGCAGAGAGGAGGATGGCTACAGAGAAAAGGCAGCTGAAGTTGAGACAGCATCAGCTGCTGAAACGAATCGCCCATCTCAAGGGACGTTAG
- the MYCL gene encoding protein L-Myc isoform X2 encodes MEFDSYQHYFYDHDSEEDFYRSTAPSEDIWKKFELVPTPPMSPLCSAGGKACCPGAGERSDWLSHCCLAGEEPEYLIDTGEIFGNLSAFVLQDCMWSGFSARERLEKVMTEKLSTGTQRVNPHKPSFAQDFGFNNSVSECVDPAAVFPCPLAENKHPPASSGPERQCDSEGEEIDVVTVEKRQSLSMRKPVTITVRADPLDPCMKHFHISIHQQQHNYAARSPPDPCSQEEASEKEIKEEPLSSPEQAAESSSPEPCLLKPESAPSSDSEDMAKRKNHNYLERKRRNDLRSRFLALRDQVPGLANCPKTPKVVILSKASEYLQSLVSAERRMATEKRQLKLRQHQLLKRIAHLKGR; translated from the exons ATGGAGTTCGACTCTTACCAGCATTACTTCTATGACCATGACTCCGAGGAGGATTTCTACCGATCCACCGCCCCCAGCGAAGACATCTGGAAGAAATTCGAGCTGGTGCCCACTCCCCCCATGTCGCCCCTGTGCAGCGCGGGGGGCAAAGCCTGTTGCCCCGGGGCAGGGGAGAGGTCCGACTGGCTCTCCCACTGCTGCCTGGCCGGGGAGGAGCCGGAGTATCTGATCGACACCGGGGAGATCTTTGGGAACCTGAGCGCCTTCGTTCTCCAGGACTGCATGTGGAGCGGCTTCTCCGCCCGGGAGCGGCTGGAGAAAGTTATGACCGAGAAACTCTCCACGGGCACGCAAAGGGTTAATCCGCACAAGCCCTCCTTTGCCCAGGACTTCGGGTTCAACAACTCGGTGAGCGAGTGCGTGGATCCCGCTGCCGTCTTCCCCTGCCCCTTGGCTGAGAACAAACATCCCCCTGCCTCCTCCGGGCCCGAGCGGCAATGCGATTCTG AGGGTGAAGAGATTGATGTGGTGACAGTGGAGAAGAGACAATCGCTCAGCATGAGGAAGCCGGTCACCATCACCGTGCGAGCAGATCCCCTGGACCCCTGCATGAAACACTTCCACATCTCCATCCATCAGCAACAGCACAACTACGCTGCCCGCTCTCCACCGGACCCCTGCTCCCAGGAGGAGGCCTCAGAGAAGGAGATTAAGGAGGAGCCCCTGAGCAGCCCAGAGCAAGCCGCAGAGAGCTCATCGCCTGAGCCTTGCCTGCTGAAACCTGAGAGCGCCCCGAGCTCAGATAGTGAGGACATGGCCAAGAGGAAAAACCACAACTACTTAGAACGCAAGCGGCGAAACGATCTCCGCTCACGCTTCCTGGCACTGAGGGATCAGGTCCCCGGTCTGGCTAACTGTCCCAAAACCCCCAAAGTGGTGATCCTGAGCAAAGCTTCGGAATACCTGCAGTCGCTAGTCAGTGCAGAGAGGAGGATGGCTACAGAGAAAAGGCAGCTGAAGTTGAGACAGCATCAGCTGCTGAAACGAATCGCCCATCTCAAGGGACGTTAG